The following are encoded in a window of Armatimonadota bacterium genomic DNA:
- a CDS encoding nuclear transport factor 2 family protein, whose amino-acid sequence MATSVTDQVDTDFLQAFADAWNRHDIEALMSFMADECSFNSSMGPDALGTHYEGRKQVREGYQGFLDAFSDGQWGNARHFVSGDRGVSEWTYTATAPDGSLYVVD is encoded by the coding sequence ATGGCGACCAGCGTTACCGACCAGGTGGACACGGACTTCTTGCAGGCCTTTGCCGACGCATGGAACCGCCACGACATCGAAGCCTTGATGTCGTTCATGGCGGACGAGTGCTCCTTCAACAGCTCGATGGGCCCGGACGCCCTCGGGACGCACTATGAAGGGCGCAAGCAGGTCCGCGAGGGTTATCAGGGGTTCCTGGACGCCTTTTCCGATGGCCAGTGGGGCAACGCGCGCCACTTCGTCAGCGGCGACCGGGGCGTCTCCGAGTGGACCTATACGGCGACCGCGCCGGACGGCTCCCTGTATGTCGTGGACAT